One Nymphaea colorata isolate Beijing-Zhang1983 chromosome 12, ASM883128v2, whole genome shotgun sequence genomic window, GAGGACGAGGGACCCAAATTGAGCGGGCTTCGTTCGCCCGCGTCTCTTACCGCCTTCCAAATCCCACCACAAGAAACagtaggagagagagaaatggaatactgagagggagagagagcaactGGAATACAACGCAGGGATACTTGTGACAGAAGCTGCATGGTTTGGTGCTTGTTGCCATGGCCGCAATACGAGCTCTCACATTCGGCCATCCCAATACCGACCAGATAAGCCGCTACCAACCTTTCTGTTCCTGCCTCTCTGCAACGCCTCATCCCTTATTTATCAAAACGACGACGCCCCATTTTAGATTTCCCATCAAACGGGTGGGTGGCGCCTTGAGGGTCCGCTGCTCTGCTAGCAACAGGCCTCCTTCCACGGACATCAGGTAAAAGCAGAGGCGTTCTTCATTAATGGGTTCGTCTTGTTTAGATTGTCCATTCTTTTATATTCGTCAGTGGATTGCCCATTCTCTGCTCGAGTGCTCCAATGTTTTAGTCATTAGTCAGTAATTCTCTGTATGAGGACTGGGATGTTTGGTTTCATTTATCGTTTCTCTTTCGTTATCTTGGATCGATCCGTGTACTTCTGACTTAGGTTAGCAGTTTTGAAGATGGGTGGGAAAACGAGCTACTGTTTTCATTTAGTTTTTGATGGGAGATGGCGTTGAATTAAACAGCCAAATAGGTGGAActggttttgttgttttcgGTGTTCAGTTATGCTTATCTCGAGTGAAGTTTCATGAAATTCAAGGTGAATTCCATCCTTCGAGATTCTCTGTCTAACGTTGCTTCTGTAATTCTATGCGCGAATATTGTTGGAACGCCTCCAGAAGGGCATGCACTCGGCTGTTTGCTTGAAGTTGGAACTTTTGGTCATTCTTCCGTCTGTGGTAACTCTCTAGTATTACCATCACTTCTAGAATAGAGGGTTTCGTAGCTGAAACAGTTACTGCTGCTCCCAAACTTCCTGAAAGAAATATGGGATCTCCAAACATAACCTAGTTTTAGAATATGGCAAATTCCGGGTAACATTTATACCTTCATACTAGTTCGCTTGTGCAGATATATATGgatttttgtatttgtttaatCTACACACATGCCATCATGTTctcttcaaaaaatatatagctTTTTAGTTTGTCAGAAAATTTTGTCTTCTGATATTTCTTACGATGGAAATTTGTTACATTAGTTGATATGCATTAGATTTTTCGATTGATTTTGCGGTGATCTTTTTATCCTGGTGCCAATTGGTTAGTAATGATGAAATACTTATACGGAGACAGATTGTCGATTTTACATTGATGGCCATAATGCTATTTGAAATTATACTATATGAAAAAGTTCAGCAAAAAAATCATCCATCAACACAATTAACATATGCACAACCAGATGCGATGCATCTATTTACACTGGATCTCTATCGATCAGTAATTATGGAATACTCATATGGGTGCATAGTCCACCATGGTAATACGTCAACTAAGATGAGCACAATCAGACATAATACCACCAAGGTAACATGACCACTAGGATGAGCGCAACCAGACATAATCCATCTACTTCAGACTTCGCATGTCTCCATTTTAAGATGAATATTGAAGATGGATTTTGTAAATTCAGTTTGGTTATCTCCTATGATAATGTATCAGTTCACATGCTATTGGATTGCTTTGAACTTCATATTGACGTTTGCTGGTTCTTTGGTAGAAGTTAATGTGATTGTACATTATTAAGTACACATTCATTTAGAACTGTTGGAACccacattatttttttctattttatttttattgaagttAGATgcatttattgtgtttttttttgtacctagaaaatttaagatattttcttttctcctttgatTATTGTAGttacattttctgtttttctaatGTAAATAGTTTAGCATTTCAGCTCCGCAGCCAAGATAAGAAGTGAAGTTCTTTCTCCCTTTCGTTCTGTTCGGATGTTCTTTTATCTTGCTTTCATTGCAAGTGGTGCTCTTGGAGGGCTTATAGCATTCACTCAACTGATTTCCGCTCTAACAAATCCATTAAGAGCAGCAGAACTTCCGGATACCCTGAAAGGTCTTGGTATTGATTTGGCAGCAGTTGCTTTATTTGCATTTCTTTACTCTAGGGAGGTTAAAGCTGAAAATTTACAAATAGCAAGGCTTACCAGAGAAGAGACTCTTGCAAACCTTAAACTGCGGGGAGACGAGAAGGTTGTTCCTGTAAGTGCCCTGAGAGGAATTGCACGGCTAGTCATAGTTGCAGGCCCCGCTTCTTTTATCTTAGAATCCTTCAGACTTAGTCAGGCATACACAGATAGCCTTCTAGAGCGAGGAGTGCGAGTCCTTCCTTTGGCCACTGATGGGCTCATGCCTGAGTCTGAAATGAAAGAGGATGATGAATTGACTcttcagaaaaggaagaagctaTGGCAGTTACGTCCTGCTGATACTCCTGAATGGTCCAAGTAAGACTGCATGGCTATTAACTTAAGGACAACTTGTTTAAttccttttatttcttatttgtcGTTTCTCTACTTATCTGTAGGTGGTTAGATGAACAGAAGGACCTGGCTAATGTGTCAAGGGATTCCCCTGTGTAGGTTTTTCCTAACATGGTTTGGTTTTTTCGGTAAAAATCTCCTTAAGCTACTGTAGCCTAGACTTGGTACCGGTGACAGCAGTCAAATGTGATACGTTACTTTATAAGTTTGTACTATAGAATTCGCTACATAGAAAATGTTGCTtacatattcttaaaaaaaattccagtTTTCTTACCTATTTAGCATGCTCATGCCTCTCTCAAGCTGTGCAAATGCATCTCTGTTGAGGAGCAAGTTGGAAACTTTAGTTGGATTTGTCATTAGTGTTAGCTTGACCTGTTTGCTAATGCAATTTAATAATGATCCACTTGAGGTTGTATTATGGATGTTCATTTGCCTTTGCCATTAGATGTCTGGCCATCTCATGATTAATTGATATAAATTTGTTCTGAAGATATCTATCTCTTCGCATGGATGGTCGTGTTCGTGGTAGTGGTGTTGGTTACCCTCCTTGGAATGCTTTTGTAGCTCAGCTACCACCAGTTAAAGGAATCTGGTCCGGTCTTTTTGATGGAATGGATGGAAGAGTCTAGCTTATCTTGTTGCTTTGTCCTTGTTAAGGTACGTCATATCATGTCTCCATGTTTTGATTCTATACCTTTCGTGCCTTGGTCACTTGAAGCTCTTTTGTGATGAATGTCTGGTCTGATGAATGATTTCTTAGCTTCTGCGGATATGACAATACAATCCATTGCTAAATAGCATTAGTTAGCTGTGGCCTGGACACTTGCTGATAAGTGGATATGTTATGCATGGTCTTCTTTATTGTCCACTCCAGGGCTTCCacagtttgaaatttttcttcGTTATTGAACTggagtctctctttctctctctctcatgcatgcACAGACACAGGTGCGCACCTGTCTGCACACATACGCACATGCAGACACACACGCACTGCTGTATATGTGTTTTTATGGCCTCTGTGTCATTCTTGTTGATTTAATTAACTTCTCTTTATCCAAATTGCTGGTGGACAGCCTCAAGTGAGCCTATGTTGAGACCCTTCGACAAGGTGCAGCAGTTGACAGATATCTTCTTCAGGATCCGACCACATTTGTTTCTATCAACATAATCCCTGCAGATCTCTTTGCAACCGATAATGGGGTTGTTTGTTCCAACATTGGTGCATGGTACATAAATCTCCAAATGTAGGAcattccatttattttttttctgtaaatgtTTTCTTGCATGCAGGTCATAGTTAATGAGATATAGTTTGCATATTTTCTGTGCACTCTACTTCATTTTAACTTCAGTACTGTTGTAATGATTTAATTGTCTATATCCATTCTTTAAGTTGTATGAAATTGGTTAAAAACTTCAGGATCAAAGAGTTTGGAGATtgacaatattttttattttatggcCTGGTCGGCTTAGAACGGCAGAAAGCTTTTAGGTTTGATTATTTTGTGTACGAAAAATTGCCTAACCAATCCACTATTGACAGGAAGGTCGTAGCGTTGAGTGTTTGGCAATCGTAACGAGCTGCTTGTTTTTGTGGTTAACGTTTCAAAATCATGAATCGAACATGAGGAAGAATAAACTTTTATTATCTACAACTACCAAGACCACTAGCTCATAGGAAGAAAATTAATAGAAGCTTCGTAAGTTCatgcaaaatttattttttgctaaTGGTAGAATGGACGGTCGCAAGTAAGAGATTAGCCATCCtattgaaaaaaaacaagaagaagaagaaggtaaaCCTTTCGAAGGAAGAAAATAGCCATGCGCTTGTTCTGATAGTGCAAATTAAGCTTCTCGACACTGcgagaattttatttttctcaacgTACTATTTAGATCTTGGAGATTAAACTAAAGCATGGAACAACCACAATGTTTAAAGATAAAATGGCATTTTTATTCCTTTTCAAGTAAAAACATCGGATGTTCACAATGTATCATTAATTTAAGCACAAAAATATAGTTCTTTGGGCGTAGTATGTGAAACTACTGTTCCCATTATTGGTCCTTTTGATGGCGTTGAAATATTTCTTGAGAATACACATTCATGTTGTTGTAGTTTTCCTCGGCAAAAGGTGGGAGCGTAGAGCTCGAACTGGACttctagaaaagaagaaaagcttTTCTCGTGTTTGGTGAATTCAAGCATGGTGGTTGAATTTTTCCATAGTAAGGTACACCGGAAAAAGATTCTCAACCCTCTATCAAGCGCCCCTGAATGAGAAAGGCTTCTTCATTAGAAAGCAAACTTAAGATACCCATTCTTTATGGGTAGGCTTCCGGTTTTGTCGACGTAAACTCCATTCTCCATTGCCATGTGATTGGAAACATGAATCGCTGGTCGCTGTAACCATTCTTTGCAGAAGATGGAAGGGAtgaaaggagagattccaaAAATGAAACTCTTTGGTACACATGCCAATGTAAGTCAAGCAAGtgggtgttttttttcttattagaGTTAGATCGTACTCGGGTCGAGCAGCTTTTCGCTCTTTCCCCCGGCAAATTAAAACCCCGTGGTTAGTACCCTCATCTTTAGGGCTTATATTTGCCTCGACTTGTATAGAGGGTTGATGCTCATAGGAATTGAACCAACTATTGACCTCATACTAGCAGCTATCGCTATCCGAAGTCAAAGCTGGCTGGACTTAAGAGTTGTTTAAGGTCCTTATATCAAATCTGACCTATTTCCAACCTAATTAAGAATATTGCATGTAAAATGCTGGGAAACAACATAGTCTCCTTGTAAACCCTGAGCATTGAACTCTAGACTCCTCAAATCAAATGGCTTTGAGCCACCTCATCTAGCCTGGTGCATAGAGTTCTTGCAAGCTATTGGTTAGAGAattatttctcaaaatttatCCGGAAAATGTAGTCGCAGATATCCGCACTCCAATATCCATAACTTACCAATACAAACTTCAAACTTATGTAAAAGAAAACACCAGGAAATTTAAAAAGGTTGAGAGTAGTGAATGAGATTTAGATTGGAGGAGAAAAGCTTATAATACAAAACGAGACACACATTTGCTCCTTTAAACCAATTCCTGCAAGCAGCTTCTTTCACTTCACCTCTTGGATCTCATCCAAAGCGTAGTTGTTGGTCGACACATTGGCGTAGTTCACCTTGTTGAACCGAACCACCACCGGGTAACGAGAATTTGGATCCTGAAAAAACAAATCCCATTTGACCCGAAAATAAGAACCTCTATTGTTGTTGGCATTCCTCAATAGCAATTTGAACCCAATTGGGCCGTTGAAAATATTTGTCTATATGCCACATCTGGTCTTCAAATTTCACAAATTACTAATAGGTAGTACTATGGACTATAGTTTCGAAGCTTTTTGTCTTAAAAAACAGAAGTTTCATTGTGATCAAAGACTGGAAACGCCTTTTTATTAAACCTTCTTTCTCGCTATGTAATTCATTAAGGAATGTAAAAAACTGATATGTTTTACAGCACTTATCTTTCTAGACAAAGTTTATGAAGccaaagaagagagagagagagagacctgatcTACAGCAACCACAGATCCGATCCCGTTGTACCAGTAGGATTCTCTTCTCAGAATCTTCACCTGCAGAGAATAAAATGTCCCGGAATTTGGTTAGATTGTCGGAAAAATTTTAAGCAAGGAAGATCTTCAAGAAATTTTACAACTTCCAATAAACGATATTATTGGGAGCTCTAAAATTTCCTAAACTTGGCGCACATGAAATCTACATATAAATACTAATGATGAGAACAATTTATCCCTGTTTtgaaacatttcatttcaatttctAACCACATGTCCaaacactgtttttttttttctccaagaAAGATTTCGCCTCACCTCTCTCAATTTTGACACGATGGAGCAATTTTTCATGGACATGTCgttgaaggaaaaggaaatctATCTTAGATAACACGTCTCCTTTATGGAATGACCCCTTAAAGAAGTCGTTTCACAGTAAGAAGTGTTTTATCGATTGAAACATTCATGCTGtaacaaaaatttcaagaaaaaaaaaagtaggaacaatttcatccaatttttttagTGCGCGTTTGATGATCATGAGGTGTCACCTTTGTGCCACGCTTGGGGCCAATCGGTGGCGGCTTGGCGGCGGGCGCCTCCGCCGGAGCTGCAACTGCTGCGGGGGCCGCCTCTCCCTCTTCAGCCCTGACCACCACCAACCTTCCACGGCTAGCCGGGTTCTTCTTGGTGGAGAAGAACAGGGAGGGCCGAGATGAGGTGGATGAGGAGGCGAGACTCGAGCCCAGGACGAACCCAGTGGCTGCAGATGCCATGTTGCACGTAGCCATTCTCGAggctttcctttcttcttcttcttcctcttcctctgaGCTTCAACCAATGATAGGAAGAAGAGAGCAAGAACACAGGCCGAATTTCTATAATTTCGGAagaattttctctttttttccatgGCGTCTAATGGCCGACTGTGATTTTGGCCAGAGTGGCTCCGTCCAGTAGAATGCGGCCACCTCAGCACCATATCCGATCCGTCTAGATAACCCTCCTTGGGTCGTGCAAAAGATCCAGTCTTCAATAAAGTATTAAAATTGCAGAGTGGACGCAAAAGTTTTGATGTTTTCCAAGTACCGCATTatgtatgttttatttttcctaagAAAGTCTTGAGTGTCAACCCAACTAGCTACCTTGCACCCAAAGTTGGGCATTTAAACGCTTTTGATATCAGACAATTGTCTACTTGAgattttcagatcaaatatcTTATGAtcttatatctatatattttgATATCTAATGATATCTCAAACTCTCACCCAGTTTACTTATTAAGGATCGTCCAATCTATTACAATGATGGttgatagaaaaacaaagaaaaaaatatgtaaattaataatacatgaaaaaataaccattatctttttttatctcaaccatccatcatggTGGATTAGACGACCCTCATAAATGTGTTTGGTGACTATGGATAGCTAGTCACCATCCAATTTtccatggatttggatctcatttTCTACACTACATTAGCTAAACTGGTTTGCGCTTgttcaaaaaaatcaacatgCATTTCACTTTACATTGAAACACTGGTTCCTCCTCTAGTTTAGCTTTGGACGTGTATCTAGTGTGAGACTGGTTTCAGTTTCGCATGTTAATGGAACTCTTGAGAACCCCATcacccttgttttttttttcttggtgaacAAAACAAAGATATCATATTGACATCGAATAAAGCACTTTTTTGCTACTTTTAATAGAAtaaaagtttgattttcataggtGCTACTTGTATTATATAAAATTGTATGTGGTACCAAAGTGAATATACATTGTCGGATCACCATGCAAGGATGAAAGAAAAGGCCACTAAGGTGAATGTACATTGTCTCCTTATCATGCATCAACGCAGCCTGGACCTTCGaggtaaaaactaaaaagtaaagGGAGGGTCCagctctttttctctttttctgataATTGGTTTATAATCTTCTCACTCACCCCAAATATGTTTTGGATCTTTTTCATCGGATCTGATAATAATGAGTCGTTTCTGCATTGAGATTCAGATTTCATTATAGTTGATCGGGTTTTATGAGTTGGGATCTGATTCGGACCCACTAATCGCATTTTGGTTTTGGTTCGGAAGCAGTGGAAATCCACTAATGTCTGATCCGTTATTACGAGGTTTTCTGGATATCGTTCATGACGAGATGGACGGCAGATAGGGCAAGGGGTCCACTGGCTTGTTTGGTCCCACTCTTTGAATGACGTTGATTTGCCGCGAATTATTGTTCAAAAAAATTCACGCCCAACGCCCGTTGAGCCGCACCGACGGACTTTTTGCTGCGATGCGTTGCTCGATTCTTCCGGCCGGGGCCGCCATCTTCTGCAGGTCGGGGAGCAAGGAGCCGCTCTTTGGGAGACATCCCTTCCGCCGCTTGTGCGGCGGAAGTTTGGGAGAATCCGACCTCTACAGCCGTCTTCTGCTGGCGCTTACCCATGTGGGGTCCTATTGGGAGGTGAAGCGCATCCATGGCCGCATGGTTACCGGTAATTTCATGTCCAAATCCGTCCTTGTTTGCCGGCTTATCGACCGTTGCTTTGTGTTCGGCGAGAATGGTGACGCAGACAAACTGTTTGAACAATTGTGGAGGCGGAGCCTTTACTGTTACAATTATATGATGAAGGGCTACATGGATAGGAAAATGTACGCAGAGTGTTTCAGGTTGTgccagaagatggtctctgagGGAATTCTTCTTGATGCACATTGCTCGAGTTTGGTGCTAACGGCATGTGTCAGTTTGAAAGATATCGGACAAGGGGAAGCCATTCACGGCCATGTCCTACAGCGGGGATTTGTATCTGATTGTTTTTTGGTCACCGCACTTGTTGACTTGTACTCCAAATGTGGCCAGGTTGGGGATGCCCGCTTACTGTTTGACGAAATGCCTCTGAGAGATGTGTTTATGTGGACTGTGATGATTGATGGGTACCTGGCTAATGGGATGTATAAAGAGGCTTTGGCATTGCTCTCAGGAATGGAAGCTGAAGGCATAGATGCGAACGTTGTTACTTGGAACATTTTGATTGGTGGATTCATTAGAGGGGGACTCATCCTGGATGCGACTCACCACTTTAGGCAGATGCAAACGGCTGGGATCATACCTGATAAAGTAAGCATGTGCTTAGTTTTATCTGGATGTGCTCACTCTGCAATGTTGAAATTAGGCAGGGAATCACATGCTTTTGTGCTCAGAAAGGGACTCAAGGTTGATCAGTTTCTTGCTTCTGCTCTAGTTgacatgtatgcaaaatgtggaaACCTAGATTTGGCTTACTACTTGTTTGATCAAGCTGAGGTGAAAGATGTGGGTTTATGGAATGCAATTCTTGCAGGTTATGGAGCCCATGGGAAGTGCAAGGAAGCTCTGGAACTGTTTAGTCGAATGCAAGATTCTAAGATTAGACCAAATCAGATTACATTCGCTTCTCTCATCTCTGCTTGTAGCCATGCAGGGATGGTGAATGAAGGCTGCAAATGCTTCAATATCATGATTCATAATTATAAAATCGTTCCACGTATGGTACATTATGTTTGTATGGTAGATATGCTTGGGAGAGCCGGCCATTTAGAAGAAGCTCATCAGTTTATCAATGACATGCCTGTTGAGCCAAGTAAAGACGTATGGGGAGCTTTGCTTGGTGCTTGCAGGGTACATCAGAATGTTGAGCTTGCGAAGGTTGTTGCCCATCAAATTTTTTCGTGTGAAGATGTAGATGATGCTGGATATCATGTTATGATGTCAAATATTTATGCAGAAACTGGCAAGTGGGAAGAGATGGGCAAGCTTAGAACACAGATAAGGGATGAAAGATTGAGGAAGAAAACAGGTTACAGTTCAATTGAACTTGAGAATCGTATTCATACTTTCTACATGGGAGATACAACACACCTGAAGTCAGACCAGATTTATGCTGTCTTGCGGGTTTTGGAGACTATATATTCACTCGATACATTTTGATCTTCAAAATCTGATACCTAAGTGACGATTCAGGTTCTGGTGTTGTATCCAGTTGCCCTTGACTTGGATCACTTTGAATTGTTAAGGAGCCTATTGGCGCTCAACAGCACCATGAGGTGCTGGTCACGGTTTTAAGGTGCTCAGGCTCGTGCGAAGCTTCAAATTACCTGGAAAGTCACCGTAATCAGTAGCTGCATGCAGACATGAACCATCTTGATGCTGAAGAGCTATTGAAACGGACAAATTTGAGCTTATTCGGTCCAGCCCATGCTGTTGACTTGGCTATGCATAAGTATCTGCAGCTGTAGTTAGCCGAGTTTTCAGACAGTCGTTGCTTGGGATGGCCTGCCATGATCATAATCTAACACTCCCACATTTACAAGCACCTGTAGAAGCCTGCAGGATGCAGGCAAAACGTGAACCCAAATGTAAAGCATCATTTTTGCTCCAAATGAAGAGAAGCGAAGGAGGCATTGTCCTTCGTTTTTTCATTTCGCTCTCTCTCTGTTCGGTAACTATGAACACGTTTCCATGTGATCTTATATTCGTGCGCCTGAAATTCATTTAGTTGCGAAAACTATGCTAAAATGGTTTGTTTTGCACATGATTATCCATGGAAAAGCTAAGGATTTTCTTGCAACTGTGGACAAAATAAGTGGACGATAAATGGGAGCTTTTCTGATTCTCGGATCTGCTAGACACCAGAATTGTGAACCCAAAGGCTAATGCCTCCTTCAGTTGTCCCCCTGTAAATTCTGTGTACTTGTAAAGCATTGGTTTTCACTTGGATTCGTTTACTTCACCTGTCTTGTCCAAGTGGTGGTGTAAAAAGATAAACTTTGTACACTTACCTGAGAGGTAACTCCTTGAGGTTTATGAAAAATATCTTCagcaatttttgttttcctcctAATAACAAGTCCTTCCACTTCATGATTCCCACCTGCCCCTACAGTCTAGAGCTATTTTTGGATTTGAGTGGAGAGCAGTACACCCGTCAACTAGAATATGGTGCACCCATTGTTTACAAACAAGCTACTTTGCCTAATCATGGAACTAATAACTGAACTTTCACTAGCACGCCAGTCCGACCAGCTATGGTACAGCCTCAAGACACCTCACAATGCCATTGAAATTGAGGCCACTATATTTAAAATAGTTGAATGTACTCAGGCGTCTCTGTTGCCATGATTAGGCAAAGTAGCTTGCTTGTAAATGAGACACCCAACAATTTTAGAACATATGGGAAGAGGGAACTATGGAGTTTGCTAACCATGAATTAAATTTCAACTCTGCTATTTTGTTGTCTgaactttcttttgttgtaaGTTTGGTGGTTTACCTTCgtcatgaaaaatgaaagcttGAAGCATGTTATGGTCCGTTTGGATGCGGGAAGACAAAACCTAATTTTGTAGAAAACCCAGTTTCTCAACTCCTAGTTTTGCAACTTTATTTTATGGACTTCAAAAACTTAGTCAGGTTGTTTGGATGTTAACTTTGCCAAGTGGCGGATGAGGAAGTTGCTCAGCTTCAGCTTTttcaaatttgggttttgttAATTCCACTTTTGGCGAAAGCCCATTTTATCTTACTGTGTTTGTGGCATCTAAACAGGCAAATTGCCCAGTTTTACTAAAAAATTCATGTTCAAGATAGTTTTATGACATATTTTATGTAGTTTTATAACATATTTTATGATTATGAATGCTTATGGATAGTCCTGACACCAAATGGATATTTGATCTCGTTACTGCTTGGTGTATAACTATTTTTAGGTGTCGAAAACCATAAGAATGAACGATTAGTTAGTTTTAAGTCCATATTGTTATAGTTGGTATTAGGATCATAATTTAAACTTTGTGGACCAATATATGCAGCTGTAAATAGTTTGACATGTTTCGTTAAGTGGTGACTGGGATAATGTAAGTCATTGATCTAATACCAGTCGCTGATTTTATTTACGAGGGCACCGGCCTCTTGTAATCCACATGAGTCGAGCTAAGCTTGAGTTGggccagctcaagctcaactcaactcaaaATATTTGAGCTCGAACTGAGTCAAGCTCAACTCCACAATACAatgtcgagctcgaactcagcttgtttatctcatttatgttaagcatgtctcattttttaaacttgttaACCTGTTTAACGTTACTAACTTGTGTAGTTGCTACTCGTTTAACTGTTTATTCAACATTTAGTATGTAGTTGAGCTGAGTTGAGAACTCGCCTCATTGTGCAACCGTATTTGTAAGCCTATGCAAGCATGGGCcactaacaaaaaaatattagctTAGAGTTGTTATGCTACCAAGCTCAGCCCATGAGTAGCCTTATTGAGTACAtaaacactatatatatatgtgtgtattaGCTTAGAGTTTTATGCTACCAAGCTTAGTCCATGAGTAGCCTTATTGAATACCtaaacactatatatatatatatatatagccaaaaTTGCCAGATACCAATAACTGTCGGataattaaaacataaaaaaagctATCAACACACCATACATCATCCATTATAGTCTGTTCGTTaacaaaaattttctaaattttaactgtTTGGCACATCAAACATTTGTaggattatatatatgtagagaaaTTGGTCAAAACCAGACACTTAAGTTAGAAATATAAACCaaaccttttaattttttgctaaaaaaatattttataaaatacaAACATCTTAACATATTTATACAAATTATTTTGatacaaaacatgtttt contains:
- the LOC116266438 gene encoding protein LOW PSII ACCUMULATION 1, chloroplastic isoform X1, producing MAAIRALTFGHPNTDQISRYQPFCSCLSATPHPLFIKTTTPHFRFPIKRVGGALRVRCSASNRPPSTDISSAAKIRSEVLSPFRSVRMFFYLAFIASGALGGLIAFTQLISALTNPLRAAELPDTLKGLGIDLAAVALFAFLYSREVKAENLQIARLTREETLANLKLRGDEKVVPVSALRGIARLVIVAGPASFILESFRLSQAYTDSLLERGVRVLPLATDGLMPESEMKEDDELTLQKRKKLWQLRPADTPEWSKWLDEQKDLANVSRDSPVYLSLRMDGRVRGSGVGYPPWNAFVAQLPPVKGIWSGLFDGMDGRV
- the LOC116266438 gene encoding protein LOW PSII ACCUMULATION 1, chloroplastic isoform X2, encoding MAAIRALTFGHPNTDQISRYQPFCSCLSATPHPLFIKTTTPHFRFPIKRVGGALRVRCSASNRPPSTDISSAAKIRSEVLSPFRSVRMFFYLAFIASGALGGLIAFTQLISALTNPLRAAELPDTLKGLGIDLAAVALFAFLYSREVKAENLQIARLTREETLANLKLRGDEKVVPVSALRGIARLVIVAGPASFILESFRLSQAYTDSLLERGVRVLPLATDGLMPESEMKEDDELTLQKRKKLWQLRPADTPEWSKYLSLRMDGRVRGSGVGYPPWNAFVAQLPPVKGIWSGLFDGMDGRV
- the LOC116266438 gene encoding protein LOW PSII ACCUMULATION 1, chloroplastic isoform X3, which translates into the protein MAAIRALTFGHPNTDQISRYQPFCSCLSATPHPLFIKTTTPHFRFPIKRVGGALRVRCSASNRPPSTDISSAAKIRSEVLSPFRSVRMFFYLAFIASGALGGLIAFTQLISALTNPLRAAELPDTLKGLGIDLAAVALFAFLYSREVKAENLQIARLTREETLANLKLRGDEKVVPVSALRGIARLVIVAGPASFILESFRLSQAYTDSLLERGVRVLPLATDGLMPESEMKEDDELTLQKRKKLWQLRPADTPEWSKWLDEQKDLANVSRDSPVLK
- the LOC116266438 gene encoding protein LOW PSII ACCUMULATION 1, chloroplastic isoform X4 → MFFYLAFIASGALGGLIAFTQLISALTNPLRAAELPDTLKGLGIDLAAVALFAFLYSREVKAENLQIARLTREETLANLKLRGDEKVVPVSALRGIARLVIVAGPASFILESFRLSQAYTDSLLERGVRVLPLATDGLMPESEMKEDDELTLQKRKKLWQLRPADTPEWSKWLDEQKDLANVSRDSPVYLSLRMDGRVRGSGVGYPPWNAFVAQLPPVKGIWSGLFDGMDGRV
- the LOC116265420 gene encoding photosystem I reaction center subunit IV A, chloroplastic-like — translated: MATCNMASAATGFVLGSSLASSSTSSRPSLFFSTKKNPASRGRLVVVRAEEGEAAPAAVAAPAEAPAAKPPPIGPKRGTKVKILRRESYWYNGIGSVVAVDQDPNSRYPVVVRFNKVNYANVSTNNYALDEIQEVK
- the LOC116265464 gene encoding pentatricopeptide repeat-containing protein At2g20540-like codes for the protein MTLICRELLFKKIHAQRPLSRTDGLFAAMRCSILPAGAAIFCRSGSKEPLFGRHPFRRLCGGSLGESDLYSRLLLALTHVGSYWEVKRIHGRMVTGNFMSKSVLVCRLIDRCFVFGENGDADKLFEQLWRRSLYCYNYMMKGYMDRKMYAECFRLCQKMVSEGILLDAHCSSLVLTACVSLKDIGQGEAIHGHVLQRGFVSDCFLVTALVDLYSKCGQVGDARLLFDEMPLRDVFMWTVMIDGYLANGMYKEALALLSGMEAEGIDANVVTWNILIGGFIRGGLILDATHHFRQMQTAGIIPDKVSMCLVLSGCAHSAMLKLGRESHAFVLRKGLKVDQFLASALVDMYAKCGNLDLAYYLFDQAEVKDVGLWNAILAGYGAHGKCKEALELFSRMQDSKIRPNQITFASLISACSHAGMVNEGCKCFNIMIHNYKIVPRMVHYVCMVDMLGRAGHLEEAHQFINDMPVEPSKDVWGALLGACRVHQNVELAKVVAHQIFSCEDVDDAGYHVMMSNIYAETGKWEEMGKLRTQIRDERLRKKTGYSSIELENRIHTFYMGDTTHLKSDQIYAVLRVLETIYSLDTF